A window from Lactiplantibacillus pentosus encodes these proteins:
- a CDS encoding dTMP kinase, which yields MLVAFEGIDGAEKTAVLALLKKRKKASQYEFCKAFNAPLDGDSQQAPAHKDSGLAGTDVFTADQVWTYDNKTLPALKQNKIVIWDGYVDTVLAYRYAEESTGGIVNHDLAHAINNPFKKPDLTFYFHTDEQMFLDDTTAKNRRKPATIEFLRSMNKFYENKVQTDSTYVRVDASQPIEQVYEVVNSILQAFEFHKNSALKIDHERADVLVKLLNKQYYNDPFFLSVQANLIGNQVPKGVAKGSKYHARFLYYIACNDHGLKSNSMYEKAKRLYETHPEYFDPRTIINLSEDDIFNAIVKKLGARYPNALLRSWIENTSFIMQNYEGEPINLFTSTDDAYVLLKSIQKLRGYGPKISGMLVRAIHGLKFNPALKNMEAVLVPVDIHDSRILFKTGVFSVPKSENFDYYDYVLPAQKELLSACNRNRLDWTIVDKALWLIGSHNRTDSLVEEVMKVKG from the coding sequence ATGCTAGTTGCATTTGAAGGTATTGATGGTGCGGAGAAGACAGCTGTCTTGGCGCTATTGAAGAAAAGGAAAAAGGCGTCACAATATGAATTTTGCAAAGCATTTAACGCTCCTTTAGATGGCGACTCACAACAAGCACCAGCGCATAAGGATTCAGGTTTAGCCGGGACGGATGTCTTTACCGCAGATCAGGTTTGGACTTACGATAATAAAACCTTGCCGGCACTCAAGCAGAACAAAATAGTCATTTGGGACGGCTATGTTGACACTGTATTGGCTTATCGGTATGCAGAAGAGAGCACTGGAGGAATTGTTAATCATGATTTAGCCCATGCAATTAACAATCCCTTTAAGAAGCCCGATTTGACTTTTTACTTTCATACAGATGAACAGATGTTTTTGGATGACACAACAGCTAAAAATCGTAGAAAACCGGCTACCATCGAATTTCTTCGTAGTATGAATAAGTTTTATGAAAATAAAGTTCAAACAGATTCGACATATGTAAGAGTTGATGCTTCTCAACCAATCGAGCAGGTATATGAGGTCGTGAATAGTATTCTGCAGGCCTTTGAGTTTCATAAAAATAGCGCATTGAAAATTGACCATGAGCGAGCGGATGTGTTAGTCAAATTATTAAATAAGCAGTATTATAACGATCCCTTTTTTCTAAGCGTTCAGGCTAATTTGATTGGGAATCAAGTCCCCAAGGGTGTAGCGAAGGGGTCAAAATATCACGCGCGCTTTTTGTACTACATTGCTTGCAACGATCATGGGCTGAAATCCAATAGTATGTACGAGAAAGCGAAACGATTGTATGAAACTCACCCAGAATACTTTGACCCAAGAACGATCATCAACTTAAGTGAAGACGATATTTTTAATGCTATTGTTAAAAAATTAGGTGCGAGATACCCCAACGCGTTACTGCGTTCGTGGATAGAAAATACCAGCTTTATCATGCAGAATTACGAAGGTGAGCCAATTAATTTGTTTACCAGTACCGATGATGCCTATGTTCTGCTGAAAAGTATTCAGAAGTTAAGGGGCTATGGACCGAAAATCAGCGGGATGTTAGTGCGGGCAATTCATGGGTTAAAGTTTAATCCAGCTTTGAAAAACATGGAAGCCGTCTTAGTCCCAGTAGATATACATGATTCCAGGATCCTTTTTAAAACTGGTGTGTTTTCTGTACCGAAGTCTGAAAACTTTGATTATTATGATTACGTTTTACCAGCTCAGAAGGAACTCTTGTCTGCATGCAATAGGAACAGATTGGATTGGACGATTGTCGATAAGGCCCTGTGGCTGATTGGGTCTCATAATAGAACTGACAGCTTGGTCGAGGAAGTTATGAAGGTTAAGGGATAG
- a CDS encoding GNAT family N-acetyltransferase: MTYHIEPARADSDFASIRKVYYETWLSAYRDLIPEAALKQLTPAIWRPERHWRNMLLAVTAAGEIIGACTYGPARNAAYAGWGELYSLYVRPAYQHDGVGHQLITRALQQLRADFLQIYLLVLANNDTAQQFYRQYGFRDTGRQYVDQAPFGTLHERIFIT, encoded by the coding sequence ATGACTTATCATATTGAACCAGCGCGAGCGGACAGTGATTTTGCGTCGATTCGAAAGGTCTATTACGAGACTTGGTTATCAGCATATCGCGACTTAATTCCTGAAGCGGCCCTTAAGCAACTCACACCCGCTATCTGGCGTCCTGAACGACATTGGCGCAATATGTTACTGGCGGTAACGGCTGCCGGTGAAATCATCGGTGCCTGTACATATGGCCCGGCCCGCAATGCGGCATATGCAGGGTGGGGCGAGCTGTATTCGTTATACGTGCGCCCAGCGTATCAGCATGATGGGGTCGGGCACCAATTAATCACGAGGGCTCTGCAACAGTTGCGTGCTGATTTTTTGCAAATCTATCTATTGGTCTTGGCTAACAATGACACTGCGCAACAGTTTTATCGTCAATATGGGTTCCGTGATACTGGTCGCCAATATGTCGATCAGGCGCCTTTTGGGACGTTACATGAACGCATTTTTATTACGTGA
- a CDS encoding type 1 glutamine amidotransferase domain-containing protein produces the protein MKKVLIVETNVMRYQGTNDPTGLWLGEAAEFVDEMQRAHIDVDYVSPKGGFVPLDPRSMKYTDAATMAIYESPDFIDRALSHTLTPSQIKPEDYAAIYYTGGHGVMWDFPDNPELQTIASAIYQHGGYVTSVCHGIAGLFNIKDANGQFLIAGKTITGFTATEERLAGKKRVVPFLNRDQATAHGATFSQHRFYSEYAVTDGRLITGQNPFSVRAVAKQLITKLA, from the coding sequence ATGAAAAAAGTGCTGATCGTTGAAACTAACGTCATGCGTTACCAAGGCACCAACGACCCCACCGGTTTATGGTTGGGCGAAGCAGCAGAATTTGTCGATGAAATGCAGCGAGCCCACATTGACGTGGATTATGTCAGTCCTAAGGGCGGATTTGTGCCACTAGATCCACGCAGCATGAAGTATACGGACGCCGCAACCATGGCGATTTACGAAAGCCCTGATTTTATCGACCGCGCCCTGAGCCATACCTTGACGCCCAGTCAGATCAAGCCTGAGGATTACGCCGCCATTTATTATACTGGCGGCCATGGCGTCATGTGGGATTTCCCAGATAATCCTGAGTTGCAGACCATTGCCAGTGCTATTTATCAGCACGGCGGCTATGTCACTTCCGTTTGCCATGGGATTGCTGGCCTGTTCAACATCAAGGACGCAAACGGGCAATTCCTGATTGCGGGCAAGACAATTACCGGCTTTACTGCCACTGAAGAGCGTCTCGCCGGCAAAAAACGGGTCGTGCCCTTCCTTAATCGCGACCAAGCAACCGCGCACGGCGCCACGTTTAGCCAACACCGTTTTTACAGTGAATATGCCGTCACTGATGGTCGACTAATTACGGGCCAAAATCCATTTTCAGTCCGCGCCGTTGCGAAGCAATTAATTACTAAGCTCGCTTAA
- a CDS encoding NADP-dependent oxidoreductase, which produces MKAAQINHYKQATLTLTDTPVPVVGAHDVLVKIMAASINPLDLKIMAGGIRPLLKYHMPLTLGNDFAGVITEVGAQVTAFKVGDAVYGRAPKDRIGTFAEFIAIDHTAIAFKPQNLTFTEAAAIPLVGLTSYQALHDIMQLQPGQKVFIPGGSGGIGSLAIQLAKHFGAFVATTTSPQHFYLVRSLGADKIIDYHQQNFADVLTDYDAVLDTRGGQDLQAAFKIIKPGGHVVSIAGLPNARFGKSYGVPVWKQWLFALATRPLSRLEKQTHATYDFLFMHPSGQQLTILSELLAQGTLRPIIDRVMPLDQINDALQYSHSGHATGKIVIEVVTSSADQNAH; this is translated from the coding sequence ATGAAGGCAGCACAGATTAACCATTACAAACAAGCCACTCTGACACTTACAGACACGCCAGTTCCTGTCGTTGGCGCCCACGACGTCCTCGTCAAAATTATGGCCGCGAGCATTAATCCGCTCGATTTAAAAATTATGGCCGGTGGTATCCGACCCCTGCTCAAATATCACATGCCGTTAACGTTGGGTAATGATTTTGCCGGCGTAATTACTGAAGTTGGTGCTCAAGTCACAGCTTTCAAAGTTGGCGATGCAGTCTATGGCCGTGCGCCTAAAGACCGTATCGGTACCTTCGCTGAGTTTATCGCAATCGATCATACTGCCATTGCCTTCAAGCCACAGAACCTGACTTTCACCGAGGCCGCCGCAATTCCACTAGTTGGTCTCACGAGCTACCAAGCGTTACACGATATCATGCAGCTTCAGCCTGGTCAAAAAGTCTTTATTCCTGGTGGTTCAGGTGGTATCGGTAGTCTGGCGATTCAGCTGGCAAAGCACTTCGGCGCATTCGTTGCCACAACCACTAGCCCGCAACATTTCTACCTCGTCCGGTCCTTAGGTGCCGACAAGATTATCGATTATCATCAGCAAAACTTTGCGGACGTATTAACTGATTACGATGCGGTCCTCGATACCCGGGGTGGTCAGGACTTACAAGCAGCCTTCAAAATCATTAAACCGGGCGGCCACGTTGTCAGTATCGCCGGCTTACCTAACGCTCGGTTTGGCAAATCTTACGGTGTGCCTGTCTGGAAACAATGGTTGTTTGCCCTCGCGACCCGGCCCCTCAGTCGGTTAGAAAAGCAAACGCATGCGACCTATGATTTCTTGTTTATGCATCCGAGTGGTCAGCAGTTGACCATTCTAAGCGAACTACTGGCGCAAGGCACACTGCGGCCAATTATCGACCGCGTGATGCCACTTGATCAAATTAATGACGCGTTACAATATTCGCATTCCGGCCACGCGACTGGCAAAATTGTCATTGAAGTTGTAACGTCTTCAGCTGACCAGAATGCGCACTAA
- a CDS encoding ArsR/SmtB family transcription factor produces MAEQTMAIFKAGVPIFTILQDTHRQQILVMLCRTDQMTVNQITAQVALSRPAVSHHLKLMLDAGIVAVNQTGTERYYRANMGPTLKLLRELTASLEADIASQQSPQNN; encoded by the coding sequence ATGGCAGAACAAACGATGGCAATTTTCAAAGCAGGGGTGCCAATTTTCACCATTTTACAAGATACACATCGCCAACAAATTCTCGTGATGCTATGCCGGACTGACCAGATGACGGTCAATCAGATTACGGCGCAAGTGGCCTTGTCACGACCAGCTGTCTCGCATCATTTGAAATTAATGCTGGACGCGGGCATCGTGGCAGTGAACCAGACTGGAACTGAGCGGTATTATCGTGCAAATATGGGTCCAACATTGAAGCTACTGCGGGAACTGACCGCTTCCTTAGAGGCTGATATTGCCAGTCAACAATCCCCACAAAACAACTAA
- a CDS encoding MATE family efflux transporter, translating to MNDLFEKAPIPKAYFHLALPVVLGMVASMIYNLADTFFVAQTGNADLVAGIALGSPLFSFMLAIGDIFGLGGSAVISRALGKHHYEQSARISSFCFYIAIALSLVITALLLVFEQPILGLLGATAATRPYISDFYRILVLGSTFIIVSLVPGNIIRTEGLAQLSMIATISGTVLTIILDPLFLFGFHWGASGVAFANVLGYAVNTGLLVLFMRRTKTLSLAPKLAHVSRPDFKAVVAVGIPASLTNLTQSFGMMILNSYLAAYGAQAVAAMGIVQKIYMVVMMVMVGFAFGAQPLIGYTYGAKNWDRLRATLRFDLKIEGGYASICAIILMLFAPQLIKLFMNQAAIISMGTHMLRAMLLTTPLVGFILVFTTVFQSIGAAMSALTMALSRQAVLLGLAIVILAQLFGLTGIIWAQPVADVLTCLIGWALYHQAFKAIRTAA from the coding sequence ATGAATGATTTATTCGAAAAGGCACCGATTCCTAAAGCCTACTTTCATCTAGCTTTACCCGTGGTGTTAGGAATGGTTGCCAGTATGATTTACAACTTGGCTGATACCTTCTTCGTTGCTCAGACTGGCAACGCTGATTTAGTCGCCGGGATTGCGCTCGGCAGCCCCCTGTTTTCATTTATGCTAGCAATTGGCGATATTTTTGGTCTCGGTGGCAGTGCCGTAATTTCACGGGCGCTGGGGAAACATCATTACGAGCAAAGTGCGCGTATCAGTAGTTTTTGTTTTTACATTGCGATTGCCCTCAGCCTCGTGATTACTGCGTTACTATTGGTCTTTGAGCAGCCCATCCTCGGGTTATTAGGCGCGACTGCCGCCACGCGGCCCTATATTTCAGATTTCTATCGCATCTTAGTATTGGGGTCAACGTTCATCATCGTCTCACTGGTTCCCGGCAATATTATTCGGACTGAAGGCTTGGCGCAACTATCGATGATTGCGACGATCAGCGGGACCGTTTTGACCATCATCCTTGATCCCCTCTTCCTATTTGGCTTTCACTGGGGTGCTTCGGGGGTCGCTTTTGCGAACGTCTTGGGCTACGCCGTGAATACTGGACTGTTGGTGCTCTTCATGCGCCGGACGAAGACCTTGTCACTGGCACCAAAACTCGCACATGTTTCGCGGCCAGACTTCAAGGCCGTGGTCGCAGTCGGAATTCCCGCCTCATTGACCAATCTAACGCAGAGTTTTGGGATGATGATTTTAAACAGTTACTTGGCTGCTTATGGCGCCCAAGCCGTGGCTGCGATGGGAATCGTTCAAAAAATCTACATGGTCGTCATGATGGTGATGGTTGGCTTTGCCTTTGGTGCTCAGCCCCTCATCGGCTATACGTACGGTGCCAAGAATTGGGACCGCCTGCGAGCGACACTCCGGTTTGACTTAAAAATTGAAGGCGGCTATGCTTCGATTTGTGCCATTATTTTGATGTTATTTGCCCCACAACTGATTAAATTATTTATGAATCAAGCCGCAATCATCAGTATGGGAACTCATATGCTACGGGCGATGCTGCTGACGACACCATTGGTCGGCTTCATTCTAGTCTTCACGACGGTCTTCCAATCAATCGGCGCGGCTATGAGTGCGTTGACGATGGCCCTTTCTCGTCAGGCGGTCTTGCTGGGACTAGCCATCGTGATCCTGGCCCAGTTATTCGGGTTAACCGGGATCATCTGGGCACAACCCGTTGCCGATGTCCTAACTTGCTTGATTGGTTGGGCCCTTTACCACCAGGCGTTCAAAGCCATTCGGACGGCAGCTTAG
- the pepI gene encoding proline iminopeptidase, whose translation MKITEGYLPFRGYQIYYRIVGDRQSELTPLLLLHGGPGSTHNYFESFDELSRQTGRPIIMYDQLGCGRSSIPDRPELWQASTWVAELQALRTALDLPAIHLLGQSWGGMLAIIYSCDYQPQGLKSLILASTLSSAQLWAQEQHRMIRLMPTSEQTAIAEAEQHHDFTGAAYQAANQHFMTQHASGPVTAADPEFLQRPKRTGTQAYQVAWGPNEYCPTGTLADYDYTDKLRQLQVPTLVTSGTDDLCTPLIAKTMVDQLPNATWTLFAHSRHMAFIDEPTAYFARLQRWLAAHD comes from the coding sequence TTGAAAATTACGGAAGGTTATTTACCGTTCCGAGGGTATCAGATTTATTATCGGATCGTGGGGGATCGCCAGTCTGAGTTGACACCACTCTTATTGTTACATGGTGGCCCGGGCTCAACCCATAATTATTTTGAAAGTTTTGATGAATTATCACGTCAGACAGGCCGACCAATTATCATGTATGACCAGTTGGGGTGCGGTCGCTCGTCGATACCAGATAGGCCAGAACTGTGGCAAGCAAGTACTTGGGTGGCGGAATTACAGGCCTTACGCACAGCGTTAGATTTGCCGGCTATTCATCTGCTCGGCCAATCGTGGGGCGGCATGCTCGCGATTATCTATAGTTGTGATTATCAGCCCCAAGGCCTTAAAAGCCTGATTCTAGCGAGCACCTTGTCATCAGCTCAATTATGGGCGCAAGAACAGCATCGAATGATTCGATTGATGCCGACGTCGGAGCAAACGGCAATTGCAGAAGCGGAGCAGCACCATGATTTCACAGGGGCGGCATATCAGGCAGCCAATCAACACTTTATGACCCAGCATGCGAGTGGTCCAGTCACGGCCGCTGACCCGGAATTCTTGCAGCGACCTAAACGAACGGGGACGCAAGCCTATCAGGTGGCCTGGGGACCAAACGAGTACTGCCCGACCGGCACACTCGCCGACTACGATTACACGGACAAGCTGCGTCAGTTACAAGTGCCTACGCTAGTCACCAGTGGGACGGACGATTTGTGTACGCCCTTGATTGCCAAGACGATGGTCGACCAGTTGCCGAATGCGACGTGGACGTTGTTCGCCCACAGCCGGCATATGGCGTTTATTGATGAGCCAACGGCCTACTTTGCTCGTCTGCAACGCTGGTTGGCCGCACACGACTAA
- the yaaA gene encoding peroxide stress protein YaaA produces MKIIIAPAKKMIVDQDAFPSLTTPVYLDQAQQLLTRLRQLSYPEAKQLWHCSDKLAQPNYDWLQKVDLTQQLTPAVLSYSGIQYQYMAPDIFTQPALDYLQDHLRILSGFYGILRPFDGIVPYRLEMQARLKIGAYKDLYHFWHDQLYQALPPQPEPIINLASQEYTKAIRPYLVPGQPMIDIVFASRVNGQLKTKATLAKMARGAMVRFLAEHQVTDVAAITQFDHPDYQFDPEASTDQQFVFVYQH; encoded by the coding sequence GTGAAAATTATCATCGCTCCAGCTAAAAAAATGATTGTCGATCAAGACGCTTTTCCATCGCTCACGACCCCGGTCTATCTCGACCAAGCACAACAATTACTGACACGGTTGCGGCAATTGAGTTACCCCGAGGCCAAGCAATTGTGGCATTGTAGCGACAAGCTCGCGCAACCCAACTATGATTGGCTACAAAAAGTTGACCTAACACAACAGTTAACTCCCGCCGTTTTGAGTTACAGTGGGATTCAGTATCAATACATGGCACCAGACATCTTTACCCAACCAGCCCTGGACTATCTCCAGGACCACTTACGTATTTTGTCAGGCTTTTATGGTATTCTGCGCCCCTTTGATGGTATCGTCCCGTATCGGCTAGAGATGCAGGCTCGGCTTAAGATTGGTGCTTACAAGGATCTCTATCATTTCTGGCATGACCAACTCTATCAGGCGCTGCCCCCCCAGCCAGAGCCAATCATCAACTTGGCCTCGCAGGAGTATACAAAAGCAATCCGACCATACCTGGTACCTGGGCAACCGATGATTGACATCGTCTTCGCCAGTCGCGTTAATGGTCAGTTGAAGACCAAAGCCACCTTAGCGAAGATGGCTCGTGGCGCCATGGTTCGGTTCCTCGCAGAGCATCAAGTGACCGACGTGGCGGCCATCACCCAGTTTGATCATCCCGATTACCAATTTGATCCTGAAGCATCCACTGACCAGCAATTTGTCTTTGTCTATCAACACTAG
- a CDS encoding helix-turn-helix domain-containing protein, giving the protein MNNTVVIENIKKWLKQTKSSQVWLAEQIQVSPTMLSQMLKGERKIQTKHLISICKVTGMTPNQLAKDENKQDSNEPAYVLMGELSSRESTREFKKLLLDIKSYVDLEAMTHE; this is encoded by the coding sequence ATGAATAATACAGTCGTAATTGAAAACATAAAGAAATGGCTGAAGCAAACGAAATCATCACAAGTGTGGTTGGCAGAACAAATTCAAGTCAGTCCGACGATGCTTAGTCAGATGCTTAAAGGGGAAAGAAAAATCCAAACTAAACATCTGATCAGTATTTGTAAAGTGACGGGCATGACACCCAATCAATTAGCTAAGGACGAGAACAAACAAGATTCTAATGAGCCCGCATACGTTTTAATGGGAGAACTTTCAAGTCGGGAATCCACAAGGGAGTTTAAGAAACTACTCTTAGACATTAAAAGCTATGTGGATTTAGAGGCGATGACCCATGAGTAA
- a CDS encoding peptide ABC transporter substrate-binding protein has protein sequence MSLSRGHKLLLTIGGVAIIGGIGFTVNAHSQAGHTKQSQVINLSAGSEIMSLDPAKMTDSTSNSQLTQVDEGLYRLNSQSKPVNALATKTTVTNNGHTYTINLRHDARWSNGHKVTAHDFVYSWRRTLDPKTKSEFTYVFTNIKNADAIAAGKKQPSTLGVKANGNYQLTITLSKPVAYFKKILAVSTFYPVNQNAVQKYGQKYGTSAAKTVYNGPFTLTGWTGTNNTWTLKKNPTYYDHQLVRLHQINYQVIKSNTTAYNLYQSNKLDTVTLSGEQSVQNKTNPELKTLAGGRIGFIQYNQHDHVAANQKLRTALSLAINRNQLTHKVLANGSIPAKSFGVRNMAKNPKTGADFVDDATVNGTVSYDLAKARTAYRQAQQQLHQKQLTLSITCGDDDASHQIAEFIQGQLTSHLPGLKVNIKAMPFTAMLGKVSKGDYQLNLTSWAMDFADPSQSLTILTSDSNSNMGHYQSKSYDRAMQAAEGTDALNATKRYQDLVQAGKIALNNQAVTPLYEGRSSILVKSHLQGVVYNNFSGAANYRTAYVK, from the coding sequence ATGAGTTTATCACGGGGACACAAATTATTATTAACGATCGGCGGCGTGGCAATTATTGGCGGTATCGGATTCACCGTTAACGCCCATTCGCAGGCCGGTCATACCAAACAATCACAGGTCATCAACTTATCCGCTGGCTCTGAAATCATGAGCCTTGACCCGGCCAAAATGACTGATAGCACTTCTAACAGTCAACTGACGCAGGTTGATGAAGGCCTATACCGCCTGAACAGCCAGAGTAAACCAGTCAACGCCTTGGCAACTAAAACGACCGTGACCAACAATGGCCACACATATACCATCAACCTGCGCCATGATGCGCGCTGGAGCAACGGCCACAAAGTAACCGCCCATGACTTCGTCTATTCATGGAGACGGACGCTTGATCCGAAGACCAAGTCTGAATTCACTTACGTTTTTACGAATATCAAAAACGCTGACGCGATTGCGGCGGGTAAAAAACAACCGTCCACGCTCGGCGTCAAAGCAAATGGCAACTATCAATTGACGATTACGTTAAGCAAACCGGTCGCCTACTTCAAAAAGATTTTAGCCGTTTCGACCTTCTATCCGGTCAATCAAAATGCGGTCCAGAAATACGGCCAAAAGTACGGCACTTCAGCCGCCAAGACCGTTTATAACGGGCCGTTTACACTCACCGGCTGGACTGGAACCAATAATACTTGGACACTGAAAAAGAACCCGACTTATTATGACCATCAGCTCGTTCGACTCCATCAAATCAATTATCAGGTCATTAAGTCTAATACGACGGCCTATAATCTGTACCAGTCGAACAAGCTTGATACGGTCACCCTTAGCGGTGAACAGAGTGTTCAAAATAAGACTAACCCTGAATTAAAAACACTCGCCGGTGGTCGCATCGGTTTCATTCAGTATAATCAGCACGACCACGTTGCCGCCAACCAGAAGCTACGAACCGCGCTATCCTTAGCCATCAATCGCAACCAGTTAACGCACAAGGTATTGGCCAACGGATCGATTCCGGCGAAGAGTTTCGGTGTTCGTAATATGGCTAAAAATCCCAAGACTGGGGCGGATTTTGTTGACGATGCCACGGTCAACGGTACGGTCAGCTATGATTTGGCCAAAGCCCGAACCGCCTATCGCCAGGCACAACAACAATTGCATCAAAAGCAGCTGACCTTGTCGATTACTTGTGGTGATGATGATGCCTCGCATCAAATCGCTGAATTCATCCAAGGTCAGCTCACCAGCCATCTACCCGGTCTGAAAGTCAATATCAAGGCAATGCCATTCACTGCCATGCTGGGCAAAGTCTCCAAGGGTGACTATCAGTTGAATCTGACCAGCTGGGCCATGGATTTCGCTGACCCATCACAATCACTGACGATTCTGACATCTGACAGTAACTCCAACATGGGGCATTATCAGAGCAAGTCCTATGACCGTGCAATGCAAGCCGCTGAAGGTACCGACGCCTTAAACGCAACGAAACGTTATCAAGATTTAGTCCAAGCAGGCAAAATTGCATTGAACAACCAAGCAGTCACACCGTTGTATGAAGGTCGTTCTAGCATTTTGGTCAAATCTCATCTACAAGGTGTCGTTTATAACAACTTCAGTGGTGCCGCCAACTATCGAACTGCTTATGTTAAGTAA